In the Populus trichocarpa isolate Nisqually-1 chromosome 1, P.trichocarpa_v4.1, whole genome shotgun sequence genome, tGACATAGGAATTCTTTTGTTATTTAGATGTGGTGATTTGATAATTATTGAATGTTATTGGGGATAGTAGGGTAATttgataaatgatttttttttttaaaatcagaaATGTGTGAAAAGTGTTCGCTGCTTTTGGACGGCGTGTGTGATACCATTCGGCGGCCAAAATCGTGATTCTAGAGCGGTGATTGAAGTGTCTCGTTTTTAGCTATACGAATAAGTGGCGCGTGTATCCCAATGATGGTCGGGGTGGCAAaagtgatctttttttttctttttcctatttgatttttattctagccttaaaaaaaatcaaatcaacctTTAAAATTTGTTGTACTTAAGATTTCATTTctattgtcttaaaaaaaatcaaatcaacacCTTCtctcatgcattttttttaaaaaaaacccttctcatTCCTTGTGTTTCTCTCACCCTAAAATGACTCACCTTTTCACCTATTTATAATGGTCAAAACGTTGATGAACAATGAAGAAATAAACTTAGTAACCAAGCTTACAAAGCTTTGAGGTTATTCCTCTCATCCTTGGAAGCGACTCCACTCTTTCTTGATCCCTCTCCCTCTGATCCATTACAATAAACATTTTCTAACTTTTCCCACATTATAGCTACCAAATCTTCATATATATCATTATTGATAATGTTATCAGCAATACAAAATCGATCCTCCTCCATATCCTCTAGCTTCACATCCTTCTCTTGCAACGCTTTAGCCAGGACTTATTGAATAAGAATAATGTCTTTCACCCTTTGTTGCCAAAAagtaaattttcttcttttttttaaatttatttcatgataaattttagctttttatcttttgtagaCATTGATCATTATCAAATGCTGAATCTCCCAAAATCAAATCtttgatcatcatcatcatatattatttttctaactgTGTTTTAGCAAGGCCTTCATACATACATTATTTTAtggataaataatattaatattattattgcttTTATGGATGATTGAAGTTCCTGAATTGTATGTAACAGTGCAAACTCTTCAAAACATATCCAACAAGTTGAACATCAGCAACTGGGCCACCATCAATCGAACTTCTTGCGGTAGTGCACAGTGGAACCAGACCATCGACAGCAAAACTGAAAGCATTGTTACATGCAACTGTACATTTGAGAATGGCTCCGTCTGTCATGTCACTAGCATGTATGTATGTTTTCTGTATAGGAAATATTCAAGAATCGTAATTCTTCCCCTTGCAAAAGccatgatatttatatattattttcataataaattttatgttttgtgaaAGAGTAGAATACCGCTCTTAGAATTTCCGataactttttctatttttttttaatgaggtcATAGTGATGGCGATAAGGTGTcctattttaaatatcaatttatgctactcttttaataataaaaacacaagCACAAATGTGTTCATGGTAGCATGTTTCCAAGGAAACaattgatatattgatgttcgtaaaaaaaaaaaaaaaaattttaatggaGAGCAGAGTCTTGTatggtttcattttcttttcgttttatttactaactaattcttatattttgtttttgacagAAGCGTGaaaggttttaatttgaatggaGTTCTCCCAGAGGAACTAGGAGACCTTCCTCATCTGCTTGAAATGTAAGTGATGAGTGCATTTTCTACGATTcttaatcaagtttattaatatcattattgaaCAGAGATCAATTGCAATATATTTGGGTTTCTTTTCTTCACATTTCCTGGCACACCATGTGCTTCACAgaggattttaatttatttatcagaacaaatgaaagtttttatgatgattCAAATGGGAAAAGGTCTTTGTCTGAGTGGCTAAGAGCAACAGTGACTTGTAAACAAAAGGAATTATGGAAAGACTAAGATGAAGCATTTTTCGTTGGACAGTGATCTGGCTCGCAACTACATTAGTGGAACAATCCCTCCAAGACTTGCTCAGCTCCCCAACCTTAAGATTTTGTAAGTCTTTTTGTGCATTCTGTATATGTGAAGGGGTTTTCATATCCCGATATGGAAATTCATGAACATGTTAACCTATTTCCCAATTCTCTTCCATGTCTTAGGTCTCTCATCGTTAACCGTCTCACCGGCCCAATTCCCCTGGAAATAGGCAACATTACCACAATGGAGGAGCTGTAAGTCACAAAGCGAACTTCTTAAATGAAACGCTAAGCTAGAACGTTAAATCTTGAATTGGATCTTTCAGGGTCCTGGATGATAATCTGCTAGGAGGGTCTCTTCCTCCAGAACTTGGAAATTTGACAAGCTTAAAAAGACTGTAAGAAAGTGCCTTCATAGTTATAGTTTATACCATGTCTTGTAGATGTGTCTGTCTGTCACGTAATATTCAATCTCAGTTTTGTTATCTATGGTACTGATACTTTTTACTGATTTTGGAGGAAGTTGTAACTTGGTTTTTCTTATTCCTGCAGTGTCCTTTCCTCAAACAATTTTACAGGAAGTATACCAGAGACACTTGgcaatttaaagaatttaacCGAATTGTAAGTGATGAAGTCGCCTGCAATCATTTTCACATTCAATATTTTCAGCTACAATAttcatgatttatatatatgttgctGCAGTATGATAGATGGGAGCGAACTGTCAGGGAAGATACCTGAATTTATCGGGAACtggatcaatattgaaaaattgtGAGTAATTAGTTTTTGTCCATTTATCTGCTCATGCTATCCTCTAGGACAAGCTAATTCAAATCTCACTTTCGTTTCCGTTTCTCAGGGATTTGCAAGGAACATCCATGGAGGGTCCTATTCCATCTAGCATTTCATTGTTAACAAGTTTAAAATCTCTGTGAGCACAAACAAGTTCATTTATTCCTGTAGTTTTTCAATCATCTTGCGATTTTGCTGTTAAGAAAGTTCATACGCATGAGCAACTGATTTTTCTCTTCCAGGAGAATATCCGATTTGAATGGATCAAGTTCAACTTTCCCTAATCTACAGGCCATGAAAAACTTGGAAAATCTGTGAGTTGAATAACCCTGATCACGATTCCTATGTATTGAAAAGCCTTTCTAATTACTTTTGGATTGCCTTAACTATAATAAACTGATCATTGTTTACATTCTTGCAACAGCATTCTGAGAAATTGTTTAATTACTGATTCAATCCCAGACTACATTGTAAATATGTCGTCTTTGAATATTTTGTAAGTTTTTCTAACAGTTATCCTTATGGAAATGCTTGATTTCAAGGATCTTATTTCTTCCCTATAGatgttattttgaattcaaaagaGGCAAATGATTGACACAAGCTTATTCCATCATTTGGCTTTTCATTGAAGATAGATAAAGTAAGGTGAATCAGAAAGGTCTAGCGATGAGTTGatccctttatttatttttgtagaaaTAAGAGAGAGTTGCCATAGTTGGTTCATATTTATGAAACAGGGTTGGCTAATTTGAACTACTTTTGCATATGATCGCACAGTTAGGACTTGGGGCTCTCTCTCTCCATTTCCTTGAAACCTGAGCCAGAATCTAGCAATGTTGAGATTTCATTAATTTGTATGTATTTCGTTACAGAGATTTGAGCTTCAACAAGTTGACAGGCCGAATCTCTAACTTCACGAATTTGGAAAGCCGAACGGTGTAAGTCAATACGTGCACATGCTGAAACACACaggtccttaatttttttttctcgtattGGCAGCTTGTTTATTGAATTCTTGTTTAACATATGTGTAGGTTTTTGAACAACAACTTACTAACTGGAGAAGTGCCTAATTGGGCATTGAACAACAGGAAGCAATTGTGAGTCGATAATGATGCTATCAATCCTTGTATTCCTGTTTGGTTACCATGTTATTCATCCTCTGATAGATTTTTCAGAAATTTCTTGTCTCCCGTCATACAAGAAAAATGTCAATCTTCATTTTTCAGCAATCAGGAACTGTATTACCCATACCATGGAAAATCTATTTCAGGGATTTGTCCTACAACAATTTTACGTGGTCAGCTTTAGAAGGGTCAGCTTTAGGTGGTTGCCAACAACTGAAGCAAAACCTGTAAGCATTATTTTactcattatttgttttctcttcccGATTTGTCTCGTGTTGCTCATTGTTCTACTTCAAAATTCAACAGGAACTTAGTTTCTAGTCATTTATCAAATAACAAGTAAGTTCCTCTTTTACTGAGATGCTTTGTGAAAACTCTGGAACTATGAATTGCTGACAGCttgaattcttgtcttttagcACTGATGAGTGGTGCTTCACAAAAGGCCTTCCTTGCACACAAAATCCTGAATGTAAGTATGAAAGAAACCAGACAGTACTGATGTTCTATGAAAAAGTCATTACATAAAATCACCATGTTTACTGCCCTGTTGAAGGATATTGATTGTTCTGCAGATCGTTCCTTGTTCATAAACTGTGGAGGGGGCAGTGGGCCTTTTAACGATGATACTTATGAAGGAGACTTAACTGATGGTGGGCCAGTTGCATTTTCCTTTCTACCAGGAAAATGGGGTTATAGCAGTACTGGGACTTATATGGAGAACAATTCAGTTCAAACTTCCATagcaaaaaatgattttaatctGGGTGTGACAGGAGTTTATGAAACTGCTCGCCTTGCTCCGCAGTCACTGAAATACTATGCCCTGTGTTTGCCAAAGGGAAAGTATAAAGTGCAGCTCCACTTTGCGGAAATTATGTATTCTAATGATCAGACATACAGAAGCCTTGGGAGGCGCATATTTGATATATCGATTCAAGTAAgcaaaatgattttcaaaaagCATGCATGCTCGTCtaagattttgtttatttcGTGTGATTTTAATGTCCAGATTTCCTCTTGAGGCCTACCATGTGTTTTGTTTGCTCcttgataagtttttattatgCCAATGAAAAGATTTTTTACTACTGTTTTAAACTTTTTAGGGTTATAATTTGAACATTTTGCCACAGGGGATCACACTTCGGAAGAATTTCAATATCATGGAGAAAGCTGGAGGAGTTGGCATCGGCATCATTGAggtatttgataatataattgttAACGGTGGCACACTAGAGATACACTTGTACTGGGCAGGCAAAGGCACTACTTTCGTTCCTAACAGAGGTGTCCATGGACCACTCATATCTGCCATCACAGTGACACCAAGTAAGTCATGGCATATTCAGAGTTTTGATTGATTTCCATCCACGAACTTCTCATCTAATTCTTTCTCTACTTGTAGAGTTCAAGAACGGATCAGGATTATCAGTTGGAGCTGTAATCGGCATTGTAGCTGCTTCATGTGTACTTGCTGCGCTGTTTTTGCTGCTACTCCGATCGAAAGGTTACCTGGGAGGAAAGGAACTCGTAGACAAAGGTGGGACTGAAGGCATAAGTATCTCACTTGTTTGATTGTGCGTGTGTCATGGTGCTTTCGATTCGTCTTGTCTTGCTGATTTTGAGATTCTCTTTTTGTAACAGAACTTCGCGGTCTGGATCTCCAAACTGGTTATTTCACGTTAAGACAAATCAAACATGCTACCAATAATTTCGACACTGCGAATAAGATAGGAGAGGGAGGATTTGGGCCAGTTTACAAGGTATTCATGCATTTTCAATAAGATAGGCATGCACTACTCTGATCTTACGTGACAAGACCTATACTTTTGGACCTAGACTTATTACATTGatccataaaaatatttgttgttaGGTTATCCATATAATTTGTTCAAGATATATCCTCATCTAATTATAGATAATCATCCGAATGCTCAGAACCTTTACTCTCCACAAACCCGACTGCATCGCTCAGGCTGTGCACTTGGTTGTCTTGGGCCATGAATAAAATCTACCATGCttgcaaaataattttatacaagGGGAAAGGATATTATCATCTTCAAATATTCTGAAATTTCAGTATGCGCCTTTGATTTCAGGGTGTATTGTCAGATGGTGCTGTAATTGCTGTTAAGCAGCTATCATCCAAATCGAGACAAGGAAACCGTGAATTTGTGAATGAGATAGGCATGATATCTGCCTTGCAACATCCCCATCTCGTGAAGCTTTACGGCTGTTGTATTGAGGGAAACCAGTTGTTGTTAGTATATGAATACTTGGAAAACAATAGTCTTGCGCGCGCACTCTTTGGTACTTGCTTAGTTGACCATCTACTTTATATACAGTGAGAATATGATTGAGCTGTTTGCCCTATTCCAATGTATCCTTGTTTTCCAGGTCGCGAGGAACACCAGCTTCAACTGGACTGGCAAACAAGAAGGAAGATATTGTTGGGTATTGCGAAGGGGTTATCATATCTTCATGAAGAATCAAGGCTGAAGATTGTGCACAGAGACATAAAGGCAACCAATGTGCTGCTTGATAAGGATCTAAATGCCAAGATATCTGACTTTGGTTTGGCCAAgcttgatgaagaagaaaacactcATATAAGCACGCGAATAGCTGGAACAATGTGAGTTCTCTCTCCCCACTTTGATCTCTCAATTTAGTTTCGGACCTGTAAATAAAGGGGTTAGTAAAATCTGCTTGTAATCAATGCAGTGTGTTGAAGGTATAATAGTGTATGATTTTACAGGGAAAAACTACCTACAGATTTATTCTGCTATCTTATGACCAAATGCTCACCATTCAATGCTTATCTAATTTCTCTTTCAGAGGTTATATGGCTCCAGAATATGCAATGAGGGGTTACTTGACAGATAAAGCAGATGTTTACAGCTTCGGAGTTGTTGCCTTAGAAATTGTCAGTGGGAAGAGCAACACGAATTACAGGCCGAAAGAGGAGTTTGTTTATCTTCTTGATTGggtaatacatatatatatcttttactCTCAGAACGTCGTCCTACATATCTTACATTTTCTCTGACCAGCAATGAGCATAACTGATTGGAAGATGCATGgccttgattttgttgttgtttatctCCTTTTTCGCTATCTGTCTTTTGCATGAATTCTAGCTGCTTAATTTTCCCCCATGACATTTCATGAAAGGCTTATGTCCTGCACGAGAGAAACAACCTTCTTGAGCTTGTGGATCCAAGGCTTGGTTCAAGCTACTCAAAAGAAGAGGCAATGAAGATGCTGAACTTGGCTCTCCTGTGCACCAACCTATCTCCCTCTCTGAGGCCAGCAATGTCCTCCGTGGTGAGAATGCTTGAGGGCAAGATTCCAGTTCAAGCTCCAATAATCAACCGTGGTAGCATGGACCAGGAAGCAAGGTTCAAAGCCTTCGAGCTTTTATCACAGGATAGTGTCTCCACTCTCTCTCAGAGCAGTCAGGTGCAGAGCAGAAGCATATCAAGGGATGGACCATGGGTAGATTCCTCATATTCCCTCCAAAGTAATGATGAGACTAAGGATCTTTATCCCATCAACGCAGATTGACCGATGGAAATCAGATGAAAAACCCCTATTAGTCTTCTGTACACATCTCTTGGCTAGAATAAGCGATTGGGACTAAGTATACCTTTCatgttgtataaaaaaaaaacatacttaatttaaatacaaaaaccaatcTAATAATTTAGTTACGTTTatcaaaaccaaattaataaatatttcattatatgattgaaaataaatccTTGAAGTGCAAATGTTATTCAACATCTTATGCGATAAATTAATCTTTGTCTATTTAATTTTCtctatataggttttttttcttttctttgctggATTAGACTGCTCTAGACagtaattaacttcgattagtATTggaaaaaagacctaaaaaaaatattgttttattgcaGCACGCCAGCAAGCCAGAATTGACCTTGCATAAGAAATTCCCATAATTACCTGCTATACTCAATAACTTGGGAAACCTTATGGAGCTTAACTATTTATATCAAaagcaaagtttttttttttttttttttttaaatttaacccttccttttctctctcttttttttcatttaatttcattctcaaattTTTAGCTTCTCTTAAATCTCTACCTTCTCTTTAAAagcaattagtttttttttttttttcagaaagcACTAAAAAAACCTCATAGTGATTCTTACGGagaaccttaattttttttaatatttgttcaattatttcttcaattccTGTGGAGTCTGGTCATTTGAAGAAGTTGAGGCTTTTGTGGATGAAACTCGTGAATCTGATTGGTGAAATCCCAAAGAGTTTGAGAAATCTTTCGAGCCTTGAGCACTTGGATTTAGCTGGAAACGATTTGGAAAGTAAAATTCCTGATGGattgtttttgttgaagaaTTTAACTGTTTTGTATCTCTTGGATAATAAATTGTCTGGCGTGATACCTCAAAGAGTTGAAACGTTGAATCTGGTGAAGATTGATGTTGCAATGAACCAATCGAATGATATCTCAAGCCTTCCACGTTTAAATGTCCAAGACTTGTCACCTAGTAACTTTAGTGGTTCGATACCAGCAAAGTTTAGTTCAAGCTTAGTGCTTCCAAACATGTCTTTTAATGATATCTCTGGTTCCATTCCATCCAACAGTGTGTTTAGATTGATGGGTAGCAGTGCTTACGAGCCCTTGAAACCATGTTCTGCTTCCGTTGTAATATTCGACGACAAAGGTACAGGAAAGCTTTCGAGGGGTTATGCTACTCTGTTCAGTGCTGGCTGTCTTCATGGAAATGTCTTGTAGTATGTTGACATTTGAAACTAAGGGAACTTGTGGAAATAGTCAGAGAGTGGGTTTTGAATACATTTATGATTGACATCTTTTTCGACTCGAGACAACCACAGATGCAGGCTCGTTTCATCAAAGACTACCACAGGATTGTTGACTTCTTCCTGTCAATAATGAGAAAGCTGTGTTTGAAAGGGAGGATGGTTCATACGAGGAGCCAATAGGAAGGGAAAGCTTGAGAAGCCTTGGCCAACGTTTATTTGCTTAAATGCATTTTGTTCCTTTATTAGTTTTCATTTTGGTATTTGTGTTGATGAAAGTAGAAGGATCAAATGCCATTCATTTTCTAAGCCTTTTTCTTTCACTGTTACCcttttgtaacaaaaaaaaataatcaggaaataaaaaaaatcgagatgaaaataaaacaaagtgctataaaaagatggatttttaaattgaaaatttattaaaataatatttattttattttatcttgatgTCATTGtattaaaatcattgaaaaatatcaaaaaaaatatattaatttaagactttttaacaatttaaaaaattacttttcaaagcaAAAGCTATTGCATTGTACTACACCTAGATTATTGATCCAAGTGATAACGAGCTAGTAGATTCATTAATTAGTCTGTGTTCTTAGGTTCTTGGAATTGTGAAACGCTGACGTGTATTCATTTGCttcaaatattattctaaaCTTCAGTAGTTCGAATATAAATATGATGGGATCCCTTCCGATCCACACGACTATTAAAGATTCAATATTTTCTACTTATTTGTCATCATACTATCTGaacaccatatttttttatttaaaaataattaccagCCACGTAATTGATTGActaatttttatgtgaaatataattaattatatatacacGCGCGCACGCACGAGGATGTTGTAAAGTACAATGGTTATTTTATTTccatgaaatatataaataaaaataaacaaatacacCTGCTTttacattattaattataaaaatcaatgattggTTTTATTATCATAAGTTGATAAGGAAAGAAATTCAACGTGAACAATGACAACCATTAAAGCATCACTCATCGACGGttatattttaggttaattgtattttatctccTTGAAGCATATAATAACTATCAATTTTTacttcaaaacttgttttttttttatcaattaccCCCAACATTTATCCatctatcaataattttttgagaaaaattggatagaattcatatattttaagggttaaaatgaaatttaccCTTCGACCAATGAGTAAAAAGGTTATGGATAGTTTTCCTATCCTTAGGCCGAAAAAGactttctaaaaattatataaaatattttgagaatttatttttaaaataaataaaaagattactATTTCAATGGACACTTGATTAATTGGATTCAACTGTTTTATTAAGGATTTAAATTAACATGAAAATCTTCGAAAGGTGAGATTGGGGGATGAGAATGCCATTGCACATTATTAGAACACTTAATAATAATGTATTTAAGCATGTAATTAATGGCACTATTAATTAAGTAGAGTGTCATTAATATCAATGGCACCAATTTTATCTTGAATGTTTTGAGATTGATAATACCAAAGTGGTTAttaattgatgatgaagaggaaattttatatttttcctgTTTGTCCTTTTATACTTGTGATCTTCGTCTTCCTCTCTCCCTTTCCATGTAGAAATTGCCGCACAATAATTGAAAGTAAACTTCTATTAGATCTTCTTAGGAATGATGATGTTCGATGGAAGtgataaataaaatgagaaactTGGGAATTTATTAAAGGGTGTTTGCAACAATAATAATGCAGTAcctttctaaaatgtttttttttt is a window encoding:
- the LOC18095427 gene encoding probable LRR receptor-like serine/threonine-protein kinase At1g53440; the encoded protein is MALWPSLLSKTLSVLVSGFVVLNCFAVDKFGSHAQVVAPLLPQDEVQTLQNISNKLNISNWATINRTSCGSAQWNQTIDSKTESIVTCNCTFENGSVCHVTSISVKGFNLNGVLPEELGDLPHLLEIDLARNYISGTIPPRLAQLPNLKILSLIVNRLTGPIPLEIGNITTMEELVLDDNLLGGSLPPELGNLTSLKRLVLSSNNFTGSIPETLGNLKNLTEFMIDGSELSGKIPEFIGNWINIEKLDLQGTSMEGPIPSSISLLTSLKSLRISDLNGSSSTFPNLQAMKNLENLILRNCLITDSIPDYIVNMSSLNILDLSFNKLTGRISNFTNLESRTVFLNNNLLTGEVPNWALNNRKQLDLSYNNFTWSALEGSALGGCQQLKQNLNLVSSHLSNNNTDEWCFTKGLPCTQNPEYRSLFINCGGGSGPFNDDTYEGDLTDGGPVAFSFLPGKWGYSSTGTYMENNSVQTSIAKNDFNLGVTGVYETARLAPQSLKYYALCLPKGKYKVQLHFAEIMYSNDQTYRSLGRRIFDISIQGITLRKNFNIMEKAGGVGIGIIEVFDNIIVNGGTLEIHLYWAGKGTTFVPNRGVHGPLISAITVTPKFKNGSGLSVGAVIGIVAASCVLAALFLLLLRSKGYLGGKELVDKELRGLDLQTGYFTLRQIKHATNNFDTANKIGEGGFGPVYKGVLSDGAVIAVKQLSSKSRQGNREFVNEIGMISALQHPHLVKLYGCCIEGNQLLLVYEYLENNSLARALFGREEHQLQLDWQTRRKILLGIAKGLSYLHEESRLKIVHRDIKATNVLLDKDLNAKISDFGLAKLDEEENTHISTRIAGTIGYMAPEYAMRGYLTDKADVYSFGVVALEIVSGKSNTNYRPKEEFVYLLDWAYVLHERNNLLELVDPRLGSSYSKEEAMKMLNLALLCTNLSPSLRPAMSSVVRMLEGKIPVQAPIINRGSMDQEARFKAFELLSQDSVSTLSQSSQVQSRSISRDGPWVDSSYSLQSNDETKDLYPINAD